GAGAACCTGAGGTTTGATGTTGAGGGGGTTGAAGAGGCTCGCAGAAAATTCTTCGGTACGCTCTACAATACTTACTCTTTCTTTGTGCTTTATGCTAATGTTGATGATTTCAGAAATCAGTATCCACAGATACCGGTTGAGAATCGTCCTGAAATAGATCGCTGGATTATCTCTCTTCTTAACTCTTTGGTGAAGGAGGTTGATCAGGGTTATGAGAATTATGAGCCAACCAAGGCTGGTCGCGCTATCAATGATTTTGTTAACGATAACTTGAGTAACTGGTATGTAAGACTTAACCGTAAACGTTTCTGGGGTGGTGAGATGACCGACGATAAGTTGTCGGCTTATCAGACTCTCTACCAGTGTCTGGTTACGGTTTCCAAGCTTATGGCTCCGATTGCTCCGTTTTATGCTGACAGGCTTTATCTGGACCTGACTTCGGTTGCAGGTGAGAAGGGGGCCGACTCAGTGCATCTGACCGATTTCCCGGTTGTTGAGGAGGGTCTGATAGATGAGCAGCTGGAAGATCAGATGTATCTGGCGCAGACTGTTTCGTCGATTGTGCTCGCTCTTCGTCGTAAGGTAAATATAAGGGTGCGTCAGCCTCTTACAAAGATAATGATACCTGTTGCTGATGAAAAACAGAAGAGTAATCTGCAGGCGGTTGAACAGTTGATACTTAACGAGGTAAATGTTAAGGAGCTTGCTTATGTTGACTCAGCAAGTGAGATATTGGTGAAGAGGGCTAAGCCTGACTTTAAGAAGCTGGGACCGAGATATGGAAAGATTATGAAGCAGCTGGCTGTTAAGATTCAGGAGTTTGACAGTAAAGATATTCAGGAGCTTGAGAAGAACGGATCGTACGCCTTTATGATAGATAGTCAGGAGGTGATAGTTGGTCTGGACGACGTGGAGATAATCTCTGAGGATATCCCGGGATGGCTTGTGGAGAATGAGGGCCGACTGACGGTTGCTCTTGATATCACTATTACGGATGAACTTCGTAAGGAGGGTATAGCTCGTGAGCTTGTAAACAGGATACAGAATCTGAGAAAAGCGAAGGATTTTGAAATAACCGACAGGATTGTAGTGAAGATTATGTCGCACCCTGCAATCGATGAGGCAGTGGCTGATAATTCGGAATACATAAGAAATCAGGTGCTTGCAGATGAGATATTGATTGTAAATGAAAAATTGGAAGATGAAATAGATATTGATGATGTTTCATTGACAATCAGTATTCATAAAAACAGTTGAGAATAATTTGTTTTTATGTATATTTGCGTATGCGTATACATGAAAAATTATAGTTAGTAAAAGAGAACACTCTCAAAAAAAATTTATTATGAGTAAAAAGACGAGATATTCAGCTGAAGAGTTGGAGGAATTCAGAGCTATTATTGTAGAAAAACTGGAAGTAGCCAAACAGGAGTATGAAAATTACAGGGCAGCGGTTACAAATGCTGATGGTAATGATACTGTGGACACTTCTCCAACTTATAAAGTGCTAGAAGAGGGTGCATCTACTCTCTCTAAGGAAGAGGCAGGCAGACTGGCTCAACGGCAGATGAAGTTTATTCAGAATCTTCAGGCTGCACTGGTACGTATTGAAAACGGTACATACGGTATATGCCGCGAAACAGGTGAACTTATCCCGAAAGAACGCCTTCGCGCTGTTCCTCATGCTACACTCAGTATTGAAGCAAAATCAAAGAAAAGGAGGTAAAATCAATCATATGAAGATCTTGATTTATGGATAGTCGTAGAGATAAGACATTGGTAGCTATCTTAGTAGTTTTTATGGTTATTCTCGTCGACCAGCTCACGAAGATTTTGGTTAAGACAAATATGAGTCTTTACGACACCATTAACATTACTGATTGGTTTCAAATCTATTTTGTAGAAAATAATGGGATGGCGTTTGGTATTGAGGCAGGAGGGAAACTGTTTCTTTCGCTTTTCCGTATAATTGCTGTTGTATTTATTATTATCTACATTAAAAAATTAATTAAAGAGGGTTTTAAAAAAGGTTTTATCGCTTGTGTGGCATTGATTCTTGCCGGTGCTTCCGGTAATATAATTGACAGTGTTTTTTATGGTGTAATTTTCGAAGCCAGCTATGCCGGCCACACAGCATCTTTTGTTCCATGGGGTGAGGGCTATTCAACGCTGCTTCACGGTAAAGTTGTGGATATGTTATATTTTCCACTTTTTAGCGGAACATTTCCCAACTGGATACCGTTTATAGGGGGTGAGGACTTTCTCTTCTTCAGATTTATATTTAACATCGCAGATTCTGCAATTACTGTAGGTGTCATTCTGCTATTATTGTTTTACAGAAAAACTTTATCATATTCACTTCTTTCTAAATCTGAGCGTGAAAAATATGATAAGGAACAAAAAGAAAAAGAAATTACCAGTGAGACCTGAAACTGTTTCTAACCTTTTAGTGCTCGTGATATTGAGCCTGTTGATATCTTCTTGTCAGAACAGACCCAAGGAGGTGTTAAACAGAAAGAAAATGGAACAGCTTATGTATGATGTTTATATTGCCGAAGCGATAATGGATAATGATTATCAGGATTTCAGCGAACCGGAAAAGAAAGAGGCATATATAAACAAGGTTTTTGCTCAGCATAACGTAACACAGGCTCAGTGGGACACCTCCTTGTCGTGGTACTCCGATAAAATTGACCTTTATCTCAGAATGAACGACTCTGTTAAGGCTCGGCTGAAAAGGGCACAGATAGAGATCGACTCGAGAAATGCAAAACTTAGTTTAGAGAAGGCTGAACCTGATATCCAAATTTATTCAGCCTCTTATATTCCACGTACTTACACATTTAAAACACCAGGTACTGATAGTAAAGGGTTCCGTTTTCAACTCGATTCAGCAGCTATCTCAAAAGATATTCCAAGCAACTTCTTCTCGTTCAACCTGAATGCGATTGGAATACCTCAGTCGGGCAACAACAATCTGACTTCTGCGCTGATTCTGGAGTATAATGATACTACCATCTATAGATACCAGAAAATTAAAGAGAACAGGAACTATGGTACTCCTATTTCCAAATATATTGATAACGATACTCTTAAACAAATTTATGGCTTTGTGCGTTTTGAGAGTTCAAACGGAATTACTCCGAATATTCAGTTGTATGACATATATTTGGGAGGGCAATAATTTAAATTAATATAAACACATTTTTTAACAAATAAATAATCATAACTAAAACACCAAATGGAAAAGAAAAGAGTTTACACCTTTGGAAATGGCGCTGCTGAAGGAAGAGCAGATATGAAAAATCTGCTTGGAGGTAAAGGAGCTAACCTTGCTGAAATGAATCTGATAGGAGTACCGGTGCCTCCCGGTTTTACTATAACCACCGAAGTTTGTACCGAATATAATGAATTAGGACGTGACTACGTGATAAATGTACTGAAAGGGGAAGTAGAAGACGCGATAATTCAGATTGAAAAGCTGACCGGCACAAAGTTCGGAGATAAGGATAATCCTCTTCTTGTATCGGTAAGATCGGGCGCTCGTGTTTCGATGCCTGGTATGATGGATACAGTATTGAACCTGGGTCTGAATGATGACGCAGTTGAAGGGATTGCTAAAAAATCGGGAAATGAGCGTTTTGCTTGGGACTCATACCGCAGATTTGTACAGATGTATGGTGATGTGGTACTGGGTATGAAGCCTCATAGCAAAGAAGATATTGATCCTTTTGAAGAGATAATGGAGGAGATGAAAGCTTCAAAAGGTATTGAACTGGATACTGAGTTTACAACTGACGACCTGAAACAGCTGGTTAAACTGTTTAAGGCTGCTGTTAAGGAGAAAACAGGTAAGGAGTTTCCTGTTAGTCCATGGGATCAGCTTTGGGGATCGGTTTGTGCTGTATTCGACAGCTGGATGAATGAGCGTGCTATTCTATACCGTAAGATGAATAACTTCCCGGAAGAGTGGGGTACAGCTGTAAATGTTCAGGCGATGGTTTACGGTAATATGGGTAAAACATCAGGAACAGGTGTTGCATTTACCCGTGATGCTGCTACTGGTGAGAATATATTTAATGGTGAGTACCTGATTGATGCTCAGGGTGAGGATGTTGTATCGGGTGTGCGTACTCCGCAGCAGATCACAACTGAAGGTTCTCGCCGTTGGGCAAAACTGCAGGGTATCTCTGAAGAGGAGCGTAGTGCAAA
This portion of the Lascolabacillus massiliensis genome encodes:
- a CDS encoding TraR/DksA family transcriptional regulator; the protein is MSKKTRYSAEELEEFRAIIVEKLEVAKQEYENYRAAVTNADGNDTVDTSPTYKVLEEGASTLSKEEAGRLAQRQMKFIQNLQAALVRIENGTYGICRETGELIPKERLRAVPHATLSIEAKSKKRR
- a CDS encoding lipoprotein signal peptidase, translating into MDSRRDKTLVAILVVFMVILVDQLTKILVKTNMSLYDTINITDWFQIYFVENNGMAFGIEAGGKLFLSLFRIIAVVFIIIYIKKLIKEGFKKGFIACVALILAGASGNIIDSVFYGVIFEASYAGHTASFVPWGEGYSTLLHGKVVDMLYFPLFSGTFPNWIPFIGGEDFLFFRFIFNIADSAITVGVILLLLFYRKTLSYSLLSKSEREKYDKEQKEKEITSET
- a CDS encoding DUF4296 domain-containing protein gives rise to the protein MIRNKKKKKLPVRPETVSNLLVLVILSLLISSCQNRPKEVLNRKKMEQLMYDVYIAEAIMDNDYQDFSEPEKKEAYINKVFAQHNVTQAQWDTSLSWYSDKIDLYLRMNDSVKARLKRAQIEIDSRNAKLSLEKAEPDIQIYSASYIPRTYTFKTPGTDSKGFRFQLDSAAISKDIPSNFFSFNLNAIGIPQSGNNNLTSALILEYNDTTIYRYQKIKENRNYGTPISKYIDNDTLKQIYGFVRFESSNGITPNIQLYDIYLGGQ